In the Flavobacterium pallidum genome, one interval contains:
- a CDS encoding T9SS type A sorting domain-containing protein: MNKRIFFLLLFVNAINAQSIHWEWAKNFGSSYLDNAASLALDSDNSVYVTGNYFGPSMNIGTVTLTTTGGNSDFFIAKYDAGGNVIWARSAGGTENEYGVSVAVDADDNIYATGWSHSDSMTFGSITISGSTFVVKYDPSGNVIWAKGFGGNESHSTAVRTDILGNVFILGNFSGTDIAFGTATLSGYEDIYLMKFDTNGNTLLAKAFGSAALENGQSLEVNSLGNIFITGYFCSPTVSIDSVTISNTIGNNGYGDAFLLKLDPSGNALWGKAVGGGSPFWERGFGITSDDNDNAYAIVEYCSPTVNVDGTILNNISNFGNHNTFIVKYDTNGALNWIKDFGLSQNHGFGITVDHDGNVYAASNFGGTINLEGAAIDFAGGYDIFITKYNSQGVLQWATGVGGITWDYADDIAVNDTNDVFVTGSTVDDGTAFGDNVLINPGEVNLYVAKLTQTDNLNMEHDLYDNTIKLFPNPCRNDITVAGIKTKTTLRLYDETGKFLFSRETEGNAELDMSSLNTGVYFMSIQSGKMLEFRRILKE, translated from the coding sequence ATGAATAAGCGAATTTTCTTTCTGCTGTTATTTGTTAATGCCATTAATGCGCAAAGTATTCATTGGGAATGGGCAAAGAATTTTGGATCATCGTATCTTGATAATGCAGCTTCATTGGCTTTAGATTCGGACAATAGTGTTTATGTGACGGGAAATTACTTTGGGCCCTCAATGAATATTGGCACAGTAACACTGACTACTACGGGTGGTAATTCTGATTTTTTTATCGCAAAATATGATGCAGGCGGTAATGTGATCTGGGCCAGAAGTGCCGGAGGTACTGAGAATGAATACGGAGTAAGCGTCGCCGTTGATGCAGATGATAATATCTATGCGACCGGTTGGAGCCACAGTGATAGCATGACATTTGGATCCATCACGATTAGCGGTTCCACCTTTGTCGTAAAATACGACCCGTCAGGGAATGTAATCTGGGCAAAAGGCTTTGGAGGTAATGAAAGTCATAGCACGGCTGTCAGAACTGATATTTTGGGTAATGTATTTATCTTAGGGAATTTTTCAGGAACGGATATCGCTTTCGGTACCGCCACATTGAGCGGCTATGAGGATATCTACCTTATGAAATTTGATACCAATGGCAATACATTGTTAGCTAAAGCTTTTGGTTCTGCAGCCTTGGAAAACGGGCAGTCATTGGAAGTAAATTCGTTAGGGAATATTTTTATAACAGGCTATTTCTGCAGCCCCACAGTTTCTATCGATTCCGTAACCATTTCAAATACAATCGGAAATAACGGATACGGTGATGCTTTTCTGTTGAAACTCGATCCGTCCGGAAATGCATTATGGGGTAAAGCTGTGGGCGGAGGCAGTCCTTTTTGGGAAAGAGGTTTTGGCATCACCTCCGACGATAATGACAATGCCTATGCCATAGTAGAATATTGCAGCCCGACGGTCAATGTTGATGGTACTATCCTGAATAATATTTCTAATTTCGGAAATCATAATACTTTCATTGTAAAGTACGATACAAACGGAGCCTTAAACTGGATTAAGGATTTTGGTTTGTCTCAGAACCATGGCTTTGGCATCACGGTAGACCATGATGGAAATGTTTATGCAGCTTCCAATTTCGGAGGTACAATTAATCTGGAAGGGGCTGCCATAGACTTTGCCGGAGGATATGATATTTTTATAACCAAATATAATAGTCAGGGTGTTTTACAATGGGCCACCGGCGTAGGCGGTATTACCTGGGATTATGCAGATGATATTGCCGTAAACGATACAAATGATGTTTTTGTAACCGGATCTACTGTCGATGACGGAACTGCGTTTGGCGACAATGTTTTAATCAATCCTGGTGAGGTCAATTTATATGTGGCAAAACTTACGCAGACAGACAACCTGAATATGGAACACGATTTGTACGACAATACAATAAAATTGTTTCCTAATCCTTGCCGTAATGATATTACTGTGGCAGGAATCAAAACAAAAACAACGTTAAGGCTGTATGATGAAACTGGAAAATTTCTCTTCTCCCGTGAAACAGAAGGGAATGCCGAATTGGATATGTCATCACTGAATACCGGAGTATACTTTATGTCGATTCAAAGTGGAAAGATGTTGGAGTTTAGAAGAATCCTGAAAGAGTAA